From a single Nicotiana tabacum cultivar K326 chromosome 8, ASM71507v2, whole genome shotgun sequence genomic region:
- the LOC107827350 gene encoding 2-phytyl-1,4-beta-naphthoquinone methyltransferase, chloroplastic isoform X2, whose amino-acid sequence MAVSWTGAKDGDNVLDVCCGSGDLTFLLSERVGSYGKAVGLDFSKEQLLTASTRQKLRSKTCYKNIKWMEGNALDLPFPDSSFDAVTIGYGLRNVIDRHKAMTEIRRVLKPGSTVSVLDFNKSINPLSTTIQELMIDNIVVPVASGYGLQDEYKYLKSSIKNFLTGNELEMLALEVGFSTAKHFEIGFGLMGNLVAIR is encoded by the exons ATGGCCGTTTCTTGGACCGG AGCTAAAGATGGGGACAATGTACTGGATGTGTGTTGTGGAAGTGGGGATTTGACATTTCTTTTATCTGAAAGAGTTGGATCCTATGGCAAG GCGGTTGGTCTTGATTTCTCAAAGGAACAATTATTAACCGCTTCGACTCGGCAGAAATTACGTTCAAAGACATGTTACAAGAACATTAA GTGGATGGAAGGCAATGCACTTGATTTACCCTTTCCTGACTCCTCCTTTGATGCCGTTACAATTGGCTATGGATTACGAAATGTGATTGATAGACATAAAGCTATGACAGAGATACGTCGAGTCTTAAAACCAGGCTCAACAGTATCTGTTCTTGACTTCAATAAAAGCATCAACCCCTTGAGCACCACAATTCAG GAGTTGATGATTGACAATATAGTTGTTCCAGTAGCAAGTGGTTATGGCCTACAAGATGAGTACAAATACTTGAAAAGCTCTATCAAGAACTTTCTGACAG GAAACGAGTTAGAGATGTTGGCTCTTGAAGTAGgattttccactgccaaacatTTTGAGATAGGGTTCGGACTTATGGGCAATTTGGTAGCCATCCGATAG
- the LOC107827350 gene encoding 2-phytyl-1,4-beta-naphthoquinone methyltransferase, chloroplastic isoform X1, with amino-acid sequence MASLHLAIPSLPGPTRQSTIRCSGEQRQALFNRIAPVYDNLNDLLSLGQHRIWKRMAVSWTGAKDGDNVLDVCCGSGDLTFLLSERVGSYGKAVGLDFSKEQLLTASTRQKLRSKTCYKNIKWMEGNALDLPFPDSSFDAVTIGYGLRNVIDRHKAMTEIRRVLKPGSTVSVLDFNKSINPLSTTIQELMIDNIVVPVASGYGLQDEYKYLKSSIKNFLTGNELEMLALEVGFSTAKHFEIGFGLMGNLVAIR; translated from the exons ATGGCTTCCCTTCACCTTGCTATTCCTTCACTTCCCGGACCCACACGCCAATCGACAATTCGGTGTTCCGGTGAACAACGGCAAGCACTTTTTAACCGCATTGCCCCTGTTTATGATAAC TTGAATGATCTCCTGAGCTTAGGTCAACACCGTATATGGAAAAGAATGGCCGTTTCTTGGACCGG AGCTAAAGATGGGGACAATGTACTGGATGTGTGTTGTGGAAGTGGGGATTTGACATTTCTTTTATCTGAAAGAGTTGGATCCTATGGCAAG GCGGTTGGTCTTGATTTCTCAAAGGAACAATTATTAACCGCTTCGACTCGGCAGAAATTACGTTCAAAGACATGTTACAAGAACATTAA GTGGATGGAAGGCAATGCACTTGATTTACCCTTTCCTGACTCCTCCTTTGATGCCGTTACAATTGGCTATGGATTACGAAATGTGATTGATAGACATAAAGCTATGACAGAGATACGTCGAGTCTTAAAACCAGGCTCAACAGTATCTGTTCTTGACTTCAATAAAAGCATCAACCCCTTGAGCACCACAATTCAG GAGTTGATGATTGACAATATAGTTGTTCCAGTAGCAAGTGGTTATGGCCTACAAGATGAGTACAAATACTTGAAAAGCTCTATCAAGAACTTTCTGACAG GAAACGAGTTAGAGATGTTGGCTCTTGAAGTAGgattttccactgccaaacatTTTGAGATAGGGTTCGGACTTATGGGCAATTTGGTAGCCATCCGATAG